From the genome of Gracilinanus agilis isolate LMUSP501 chromosome 2, AgileGrace, whole genome shotgun sequence, one region includes:
- the LOC123233702 gene encoding olfactory receptor 1N2-like encodes MEVTEEVPSVRAYADQPDHERHVGKENRTSISEFILLGLSEQPDQQRLLFGLFLAMYLITVVGNLLIILAIGSDSHLQSPMYFFLANLSFADICFTSASIPKMLVNIETQHQTISYVGCITQLYFLLAFGGLDNLLLAAMAYDRYVAICRPLHYATTMSSQRCVLIMSMCWALTNIPALTHSVLLAHLFFCTQRAIPHFYCDISALLKLACSDTHLNELMVIILGAIFLTVPLALIILSYARITSAVLGFSSPEGRWKAFSTCGSHLTVVLLFYGSLMGVYLFPSSSDSVQRDSAAAVLYIVVTPMLNPFIYSLRNRDMKGALRRLLGNGKTLSSP; translated from the coding sequence ACCATGAGAGGCACGTGGGGAAGGAGAATAGAACGAGCATCTCTGAATTTATCCTCTTGGGACTTTCTGAACAGCCAGATCAGCAGAGACTGCTATTTGGGCTCTTCCTGGCCATGTACCTGATCACTGTGGTGGGGAACCTCCTCATCATACTAGCCATTGGCTCTGACTCCCACCTCCAAAGCCCCATGTATTTCTTCTTAGCCAATCTGTCCTTTGCAGACATCTGTTTCACATCAGCTTCCATCCCCAAGATGCTGGTGAACATTGAGACTCAGCATCAGACCATCTCCTATGTTGGGTGCATCACCCAGCTATATTTCCTTCTTGCATTTGGGGGTTTGGACAACCTCCTCCTGGCTGCAATGGCCTATGACCGCTATGTCGCCATCTGCCGCCCCCTTCACTATGCTACAACCATGAGCTCCCAGCGCTGTGTGCTAATAATGAGTATGTGCTGGGCTTTGACCAATATCCCTGCCCTGACACATAGCGTTCTGCTGGCCCATCTGTTCTTCTGTACCCAACGTGCCATCCCTCATTTCTACTGTGATATCAGTGCCTTGCTAAAGTTGGCATGCTCAGATACCCACTTAAATGAATTGATGGTAATCATCTTGGGAGCAATATTCCTCACTGTTCCTCTTGCTCTCATCATCCTCTCCTATGCTCGCATCACCTCTGCTGTCCTTGGTTTCTCCTCTCCTGAAGGAAGATGGAAGGCTTTCTCCACATGTGGATCCCATCTAACTGTAGTCTTGCTCTTCTATGGTTCTCTTATGGGTgtgtatttatttccttcatcaaGTGACTCTGTTCAAAGAGATAGCGCAGCTGCTGTCCTTTACATTGTGGTGACCCCCATGTTGAATCCATTCATCTACAGCCTGAGAAATAGAGACATGAAAGGGGCACTGAGGAGGCTTCTTGGGAATGGGAAAACTCTCTCCTCTCCATAA